The Aspergillus fumigatus Af293 chromosome 5, whole genome shotgun sequence nucleotide sequence GTAAACGTCCTCGTTGGCCTCTTCGTACTTGACCTTCTGGGTACgcaattcttcttcaacgcgaaagtcctctttcttcgcttTCTGCATCTTAGAAAGTGACGTATCGTACGCCAATCGTCGGCTGTCAAGCTTCTTGCGGGCAGCCTGCTCGTGTCGTTAGAATGGTGTTCGTAACGAATAGAGTCATACAGAGGGAAACCGTACCTGATATTCTTTCAACTGGGCTAGAGATCGTTCAAGGGACTCAAGATACGTGGCAGTAGCCTGTGAGATATAGGTTTCCTGCACACGAGCAATCCGCTCCTCTGCCCTCCCAAACACTATTTGGTAGAAAACAACGTCAGAAAGCCAATCGCTTGTGAAGCAGCAGGAGTGGCATGGTCGCTTACTCGTCAAACAACGGCCATATTCGGAATTGGCATCGAAATCCTCCCCATGGCTGACCATGCTGCTACCCAAATGAGCTATAGGCAGCGTTTTCTCCTTGTCATCTCCTTCGCTGCGCTTGGAGATGGACTTTAAATAAGCAGCCAAGGATTTATGGATACGGTCGACCCCTAGAGTGTGAATAGTTTCAGCGAAAAGCAACATGAGAAAACCAGCGCATTGGAAGCAAATCTTGCCCACCCTCATGTTTCACATTCATTTCGGTCTCCAGTGCTTTGAAGTCATCGGAGAGATTAGTCTTGACTTCGCCGCCCATCCTCTCGCCTGCCCATTGCTTGAAGCGGTCGAGTTTTTTATTGACGTTCATTTTGGCTGAATATGTAGGAAAAATAAGTGTAGACGAAGCGCTATGATGGAGAAGAGCACGTCGACGGGAAAACGAATGAGACTTCCTTTAATTAGATGTAGGAACCGAATGCGGCGGTTGCAGGTGTACAGACGGTAGTCCGTTCTGGTGAGTGACTACGCAATGAGAGACAGCAGCTGGAATAGTGTAAAAGTCATGGATTGAATACCGGCAGCTTCCGGTGGATTTGAGGCATATGTTGACACTGAGTGAAACGGTAATGGGACTGGTTTTTTTGGGCAGAAGAACAGGAGGTTGGGAAGGTAGAAATCAGGACGATGTCCTCGTGGGTGGGAATGCTTGGGAATTAATGAAGAGCAGGCAACTCGCCAACGGGGTTAATGAATGTTATTATCAAATTTTAATCAATCTAAATAAATAAAAGTTCTATCCCTACAATCATTATTCGTTAGGAGCAGAATGTAAATGATTAATTGGATTTAATTTCCCCATGGTGGCCGAAGAATGCCATTGTGAGTCTGTGACAGAAGTGCCAATGGCAACTGTCTGAATGCGCCACTTTCCAGGTACAAAACTCCAGGAGTCCAGAACAAATCAGTAACCATCCCTCCCCACCACCCGCCAGTTCCTTCTCTCCCCTCTTGGCAGGATTGTCTCATCTGGTCTCAGACCTTCACATTGCGTGGATGACAAGCGGAGTTGATACGGTGATACCAAAGTGTGATTAATACCTAGGTAATACCTTAGTGGACTTCTACTTGTGACACCTTGCTAGATGTGGTCTATCATCATAACATGAAACAATGATTGACCGAACCATATAAGTACTTAGCTGTAGATCACCTAATAGGAAAAGGTCAGTGGATGTTTTCATTCAGATAGGTACCCGTTGATATCTTGGACTCCTGAAACCTGGTTATCTGAAACTTAGCTTCTCAGTTAGCATGGGACTTTGTACAGTTATTGTTAGGCTTTAGACATCGGCCATGGTCGTATctgtctacggagtacagagtaacCGTACACGCGTTAGTGGGTCGCTTGTGGGACGGTGTCGAGGATGACAGAACCTTAGTGGTGGATTCCAATTTCGGAAATTCAAAGTGGATGGAGCTATGCCCCGATACTATTTACGGAACAAGATCAAACTATCCGTATCTATGCATACAGTACTCCAAACGCCTCATGAGGTAAGGGGAGAACCAGGGACTGGAACAATGTACGGTCCAAGGCGGAAGTATATTTAAAGTTGGTGTATTGGTAGACTTGAGCCTCGAGGAAACTAACGGCGATTGCATGAACTTCACTATCCAACGCCCGTAATTCATGGGAACCCGGAGCCGCAAGCCTGTAAATTAATGGAAAATATATCGAACATTGCAGTGTAGATGTACAACAGTTGTTCACTTTCCCCTGATTAAACTCTGCTAAGCTAGAgactctacagagtagtatGCCATGCATTCTTAAGAAAACCTATTAATAACTTATATGCTATGTATATTCTACCATGAAAGTCCATTGTATCTATTGCATCTCAAACTATAAATAGGGTGAAGCTCACAAAGTGCCCACGCTGTACACCAATACGTAACCTCTAATCGTCTTCCAACCTCAGCGCAAAGAAGTTCTATGATGTCAGAGATACAAGGAGTTAAAACATACAGACAGGCTTTCCCTATACCCAGCGGAATTTTGCAGATCTCAAGTTGACTCTCACCTGAGTAATGCATCATCGACCGCATGTCATGTTCAAGATAATAAGCCAAAGGCTAACTCATCCGATGTTAAATCATAGAATCGCCGTCTTACGATCTCAGGGCTTTCTAGCACTGGAGGTTgaaggcagaagcagagcattATGGCCTTGATTAAAATGAACGAGCTTGATAACTATTGTACTTCGTCTGGCCAAAGAATATACTCATTCTCTGCAGCTATCATAGCATCAAAGTCATTCCAAATAACAGCATCCGTGGTGGTCGGAGCATGGGAGTCATCTAAACCGCCCAAGAGGTCAGGGTCATAGCAGACGCCATCGTCGCAAAGCGGCCGGTTCAGACTCCAATCCTCGCCTAGGCCAGAGTCAACCGACGCATTTCGGTTCCGACAATCTTGAGCGGCAGCCGAGTATTGCCCCGGCGTAACGCCCATGACCTTTTTGAATACGCGGTGGAAATGACTGGGTGTCAGATTTGCTTCACTGGCCAGCTTCTGAAGCGTTGGTTTGCAGCCATTCAGGACTTCCAAATTGATCGTTTCACAAGCCTTTTGTATCAACTGGACCTGTGGGTTTGCCGCCCAGTGCATTTCTGGTTTGCAGCGCTTACAGGGCCTGAAACCTGCTGATTCTGCCTGTGAGGGCGTGTCATAGAATCTGACATTGGCCCGGCGGGCAAGACGAGCCGGACAGGATGGACGGCAGTATATTTTTGTCGTTAGGACGGCGTAGACGAATGTATTGGCCGTTGCATCGCGGTTCACAACTGCTTGCCAACGCGCAGCAGCGGATGTGGACGGAGCGGCTCTAGGCAGCGGAAGTATTTTCGGGGCATCATTTGAATCATCGACCACATGCATTTTGAGGTATTACAGACAATAATGGGATGAAGAGTAACCCAGGACATTAGTGATGGGTTATGGGATTTTTGCAACACTTGGGATTGTTGATTGAATACGACAACTTGAACCCTCTTTGTGCAGTCTGCGCTGCTGATTGGCCACTTTGAGAGCAGACCCTCGTTTCCATCAGTTGCCAGGATTGGAACCAACCACCACGGTGCCTTAGGTAGGTAACCGATCTCACTCATCTGTATCCACACATAATTAGTGAGATTGAGCATGTGGTCATTTGAAAAGAGGAATGCAAGGGCTGGCTCTTATAGAATATCGGCAAGTTCAGGTCGGAGGATAACAGGAGTCGAGTGAAACTCGGCCTTATATCTCGGCTACAAACGTTGGATGGGGTTAACTTGTGAGGGATAGTCGATTCTCTACTGGAAGCTCTGTCCTGAAGGTTAAATGTGCAGACTCTAGAAGTCTGATACCGCACGAAGGTTCGTCCTGGTGAATACTGAATGAACGAGAAAAGGGAATTTTCATTGATTACCACGACGTTCTCTCGCTCTTGCTGAGGCACGTGTCATGTAATGCATCCCAAGACATTGGATTCCAACCCATTTTGGTTTTGATCTTTTTGGTCATCATGAGAAAATTTTGGCCACAACCTTAATTCGCTAAGGACGTGTGGAAGGTAATCCGCAGTCGCCTAAGTACATATGTCTCATAGCAGAAGAGCATTTTCAACCCGTCAAAAAGAACAAAACTCCGCACAAGATCACATTTATTCCTTGGTCTTCTGGGTACCGCGGAGCAGACCAGTTCTCCGGGCAGCAATAAGACCGGCTTTTTGACCGTGGGCGGCGTAGCGAGAGATGGTCGAGGCCTTACCGATGTGCTGGTGGTTACCACCACCGTGAGGCTGCAGAGAGAATTCTTGTCAGGTGTTGTTCGAGAAAAAAATATATAAAACAAGCCAAAGGGAGATCTTACGTGATCGACAGGGTTCATGGCAACACCACGAGTCTTGGGCCAAGAGTTGCGCTTGACAGCGAACTTGTGCTTGGCACGAGAAGCCTCTGTAGATACTCGTTAGCAACGACGCCTTTCATACACTTTCCATACCAAGAGAGAGTTTGCGAGTCGGAGTAACATACTGAGCAGAGGCTTGTCGGTacgaccaccaccagcgaCGATACCAACCATACCACGAGCGGTGCTCTTTACAACCTTCTTGGCACCACTGGGGAGCTTGATTCTGGTCTTGCCCTCCTCAGGGTTGTGGCCAATGACGGTAACGTAGTTTCCAGAGGTACGACCAAGAGCACCACGGTCACCAGACTTCTCCTCAACATTGGTAACGACAGTACCCTCAGGGACAGAGGCTAGAGGGAGGATGTTGCCGACAGTCAGGGCAGCGTTCTTTCCGGCGTAGATGAATTGACCAGTGTACATGCCCTCGTTGGCGATGAAGGTCTCGGTAACCATCTTGAACTTGTAAGGGTGACGGAACTGGACCTTAGCGAGAGGAGCACCACGGCCGGGGTCGTGAATGATCTCCTTCACAACACCCCTGACATATCCATGGCGCTCAGCGTAGTCGAGCGTGCGGAACTGGGCAGGAGCCTTGTTGAGACGGGTGTGAGCCGCTGAGGACGGAAAAAGATATCAATCAGCATTCTGGATTCTCGAGTGTAAAAAGTTCCTGCAAAGTCTCGCATGCAGGAATATTCATTTCATTGCGGTCGCACTCACTGAAAATGGATCCACGACCCTTCCTCTGATTGCGGATCACACGACCCATGGCGACTTTCTATATGTTGAAACCTTTGCGTTAGTACTCAAAAGAAAGCCCGCCGGCGACCGTTGGTGGGAGTTTATCAATTGCTCGTACCTCAAATCGAAAATGGGCTTGTCGGGTTGGTGTTGAGAATTCGTCGGAGGATGGGCTGTGTGGGCTTTAGGGCGAGATCGCTAATCTAACCGAGTTGGCGCTAGCGCCATTTTGGGCCCTACAGCGGCTGTGATTTACGCGCGGATAACGTGACGGTCTTGACCTACGTGTAGGTAGGCCTCAAGGAATACAAACCATCATTTGGTGCCGTTTTTCCAACCCGTGGAATAATGGTCCTTCTAGGCGTGTGTCTTCGTGGCCCATCATCTTTCATTGTAGATGGATTGTTCAATAAAGATTAACGCCATCCTCGATATAACCAACATTGGAGTTTGGTGCAGTTTTCCTACAGTTTCACTTGGGCGACCCCTGGCCGAATCTCTTCGCTTAAATAATTCATAGGAATTCGTTTCAAAAGGATCCCATGATGAGATGCATTTGCGCTTACTTCCTCTGACAAAATATGTGTCCTTTGGGGTACCGGAGTAAGCTGAGCTTCATTGACATGGCGAATCCTGCCCCAACCCCTCATTTATCCCTCATAATCTCTGGATAATATCAGATTATTGACAGTAGCCTTCAGGCACGACTCTCAGTTAAGGATCAGTATTGTGCCGCCATTTTGGGGCCAATAGGAATTCCGATGGGCATATGTCATTGACAGGCCGAAGCAGTTGAGAGATTTGCCACAATGCATCTCAAATCTTTGAGGATTTCGGTATCTTCAGAAAGTTATTCTAGTCTTTTGACAAGAAGACAGAATGCCTGCATCCGATATGCTTTTCAGAGGGAGGAAGATTAGATATGTTTGGAGTATGTCTAAATCGTTCTCCTTCCTGTACGTCCTCCTTGACGGCTCACCTTGTGATGCTTCGAGTGGCCCTGGTTGATCAAACTGATCATGTTCTTCAATCGATCTTCATTGTTTTCATTGTCTTTCATGGAGTGTAAACCTTCCTGGCTACACTTAGTGTTCAATCCTAGGGAACGCTCCTGCGATGACGCACATAATCTGCTTCAGTATCTCAGTTCCCTAGGCTCAGCTGTATGATTTTATGAATGGTGCACTTAGAATCTATACCTTTATAGCACCGATAGCTATCTTTGAGCGAATTCATAGGAGATTAGAGTGTTCCTGCCCAGAAACTAGTCACCGCCTGATATTAACTGGTACCACTGATAATGCCGGACAGCCCAGGCGCGTGGAAGCCGCGCTTCAACCGAGTAGCGTCAGTAAGGGAACTTCTTCGCGGCGCGGACTTGTCCACCGTCACCTCGCCCTCGAAAGCATCACATCGAGCCAACACCCCGATCATGTCGAACATGTCTCTTTCTGACTCAGATCTTTCGTCGCTATCGTCAGCGCCTCCttcagaagatgaagttgGTCCTATGGCTCTCGATGAGCCTGTTGGCATCACCAAGTACTTCAAGAAGGAATCCGAGTCTCCGCCGCCGAAACGGGAGCCCTCACCACCTCATGAATATGTTCTAGCTGATAATCCAGACATTGCAGTAAGTTTAGACAGTCACTTGAGCTTACAGAAGCTTCGATCGACAGTCTAACGCGTTAAACTATCCGCTACTGCGTCTTTTTGTTAACTTGTCGCAACTTTATAGTTCATTGTGATGTTCCGCGCGCGTTTCCATGAGGTCTTCCCGCGATCGACGCCACACTTTGGACCCCAGGATATTGAGAGAGGTGTCGTGGAGCTTCCACCAGGCGATTATATTGAGAGGCTATTGTGTGCATTGCTTGGTCTCGTGCTGAATCGGAAGAAAGACGTTGAGTATGCGCGCCTGGTCCCTACACTATCAGAGCGCTACCACACCGTTTATCCCTCATGCCTGTGCAAGGCTTTTGCGACCAGATAGAGGGCTAACTATTTGACGCTGATTCACAGCCGAGCCCATTACCAGCGACCTCTTGAAGAGGCAATTCAAACACATGCCTCCCAATGGCCGAAGGCTTGGCAAGGAAAAAATCCCCTTCATGGGGGTCGCACCTTTGCAACAATGTCACCCGAAGAACGCGTATGCCAATGCGATGCGAATAATTCATTACAAGTTCAAGGCACTGATAATTTGAATAGTTGACCTTGTTGAAGTCGCTGATTCTCTGGTCCCTTTCTTCATCTGAAGCGGTTCAAGCCAAGATTAAGGAATCCTACAAGCAAGCTCGCCATGAGGACGATCTGAACCAGCCGCTTTCAGTCCAACCGTGGGGCCGTGACGGCCTGAAACGTCGGTACTGGCTGGTCGAGGGTTTGGATGATACACATTTCAGGTTGTATCGCGAGAGCAACCCTGCGCTTAAGAACGTTACGTGGTGGAGTGTAGCCGGGACTATACCCGAGTTGAAAGCTGTCGCAGACAAGCTGGATGGAGAGAAGAGTACACATTCAAAGAAGCTCAGTGAGCGGATCAAGAATGCCATACCTCGGTTTGAGGGCTCAGAGGAGGTAAGCTGCTGTCGCCCACGCCTGTGCTCTAACCTTTCAGTGACAATTCGAAAGAAACGTAAAAGACGAGACTATCGCATTGCCCGCAAAGCCGCCTTCGCTCGACCAGAGCCCGGGTTTTCACTGTACGAAGGCCGCACTCGTggcaagaagctcaagtaCACATATTCagatgacgaggatatcTTTTCCGACGAGTTTCCCTCGACAAGACGATCGACACGGAACGCTTCCGGAATCTCGACACCTGCAGAACCCGCGGGACCCAGATATACAGCAAGTGGCAGACAGATACGCGCACCAGCGGGTGGTCTGTATGGCGAGAGCCTCCTTAGTGGCCAGCGCGGGGAGGTGGACGAAGAAACTGGTAGGCCCCGAAGGACTCGGGGGACTCGCGCAAATGGCTATACGGACTACAACATGGACGAGGAGTCGGATGCTGGTCACTCCAGTGGAAACGAATGGCAAGggggcgaggaagaggaagacaatGATTTCGAAGGCGACGACGAAGGCGATTTGAGTGGAGACGAGTCGATCATAAACGGACAAGATCGGAGTCTGGTGGTGCAGTTGAGATACGGCAAGGGAAAAGTACCAAGCAGCCCTCACGGGTCTGTCGAGGAGCCGCCAGCGGAGAAACTTGAAAGTGCGCATGCAGACACAGCAGACCCATCAACGGCCCCTGAAACCCAGCCTATGAGTCTAGTGCTGGACTCTGAGACCAACAGACAGAACGGTACCGCAGAGGCGCAAGCTCCGACTGTGGATGTCCGGAAAATGCCCAGCGTTGTGCTGATGAACACAGCTACTGATGAGCAGAAGAACAATCCGCTGAATGAGCTTAACGGTCAACAGCAGGAGACGCGTGACGGTGGTGAACAGCCTTCCGGAACCGAATTGTCGCCAAATCAAATAGCTCCTGTCAACGCTCCAAATGAGACGGGGTGAGATTCCTTGAATGACAGCTACTTCACGTTTCTTACCAAAAGCGATGTCTTCTCGACACTTGACTAGTGTCCTGTGGCGCAGCGTTGCCATTTCGAAAAGATTAATACGAATTCAGGCAAAACAGGAGTTTATTTCCATCGAGAGTTTGTCAGGCATTTGTTGAGCAGTATGTTCATGGTCAAAGGTCCATCTGACTTGCAGTTCGCAATGGGTCTTATAGCAGGATGATTGTATATGAGGCTCAGGGGACGTGTCACACCGAGCCCCAGAACTCGGCGCCACTGATTCAGGCGCAATGACTAGTGCTGGTTCAAAAAGCTGAATGTATATTAGTTTGAAGGCGAAATGAAACGCATTAAAGATTAGACGAGAATCGTGAAGTATGGTTCCACGTTTTGCTTGCATATGGACTATGTTATGCAATATGAAGACATTGATAATGAAGTAAAGAACGCCAAATCCCTAACTCCAATAATGCAACCCAAGTTCCCGTCGCAATATGGGAAAAGCTGATTTTAAGAGACTAGTCTGCACCCGCATTCGAGAATTGCGCCGTGTAGAACTGTAAGAACTCCGAGAACGTCAGCAGCAGATCTACTTGATTCTTGAACTGTATCTCAGAAGTAGGCATAATCTCGCGCCAATGTCCCGTTTGACCGCATTGAAAGATGTGCACTTACGTCTTCAACCTTGGCAGCAAGTCGAGGGTCCTTTGTTGTACTCAGAGGAGGAAGCTTCCAATTATTGACTTCGTACCACCACCTTCGCAGCCTGCTACCGAGCGTCTGGCCACTGAGAGAAGCTGTGCGGTTCCAGTAACGCCAGCCAGAAAGCGCAAGCGTCCAAAGAGTACCCTGGATGAGTGGCAGAAGAACCTGACAGTTTGCAACCCATTTCATCAGTATTAAATTGAATTCGATTCTTATAGCAACAATGAGATCTCTCAACTCATTGTCGAGTATCCGTACCTGGTCCCGAATGGTAATCCATGCAACTCGTCCCCATGTATCGGCACCTCGCAAGCTGGCGAGATAGCTCTGTTCGAAACGCAGATCGggcaaaggaggaagagtatGGCGACGTGAAACGGGTCTAACCATACGACTAGGATCAACAATATCGGAAGGGATGCTGTCAGCCTCGGAGGAAGAGCGTCGTGCCACTGGTCGCTTCTCCGAGGCGGCTGTTGGAGGATTGATGTCGTGTCTCGGGGATGGATCCCGCT carries:
- the mpt gene encoding putative DNA repair and transcription factor Ada, with product MHVVDDSNDAPKILPLPRAAPSTSAAARWQAVVNRDATANTFVYAVLTTKIYCRPSCPARLARRANVRFYDTPSQAESAGFRPCKRCKPEMHWAANPQVQLIQKACETINLEVLNGCKPTLQKLASEANLTPSHFHRVFKKVMGVTPGQYSAAAQDCRNRNASVDSGLGEDWSLNRPLCDDGVCYDPDLLGGLDDSHAPTTTDAVIWNDFDAMIAAENEYILWPDEVQ
- a CDS encoding 60S ribosomal protein uL2, whose amino-acid sequence is MGRVIRNQRKGRGSIFTAHTRLNKAPAQFRTLDYAERHGYVRGVVKEIIHDPGRGAPLAKVQFRHPYKFKMVTETFIANEGMYTGQFIYAGKNAALTVGNILPLASVPEGTVVTNVEEKSGDRGALGRTSGNYVTVIGHNPEEGKTRIKLPSGAKKVVKSTARGMVGIVAGGGRTDKPLLKASRAKHKFAVKRNSWPKTRGVAMNPVDHPHGGGNHQHIGKASTISRYAAHGQKAGLIAARRTGLLRGTQKTKE
- a CDS encoding DUF1770 domain-containing protein codes for the protein MTDPALELAETIQTASIKRDPSPRHDINPPTAASEKRPVARRSSSEADSIPSDIVDPSRMVRPVSRRHTLPPLPDLRFEQSYLASLRGADTWGRVAWITIRDQVRILDNELRDLIVAIRIEFNLILMKWVANCQVLLPLIQGTLWTLALSGWRYWNRTASLSGQTLGSRLRRWWYEVNNWKLPPLSTTKDPRLAAKVEDVSAHLSMRSNGTLARDYAYF